The following coding sequences lie in one Bacteroidales bacterium genomic window:
- a CDS encoding DUF4430 domain-containing protein, whose translation MKIKGFLGGIFIMLIFSTCNSKKTDNVNAPVTIEINYGEKMRTVNTPCEVGLTCLEALQHVAIVETHPVNEYVFVTTIDSLKGVPGIKGWYYKVNRKPSNKLSINQVVYPGDTITWVYKDDVCSRTVNNK comes from the coding sequence ATGAAAATTAAAGGTTTCCTTGGGGGCATTTTTATTATGCTTATTTTTTCAACGTGCAATTCAAAAAAAACTGATAATGTAAATGCTCCTGTAACTATCGAAATAAATTATGGTGAAAAAATGCGTACGGTCAACACTCCTTGTGAAGTAGGGTTAACATGTCTAGAAGCCCTGCAACATGTGGCAATAGTGGAAACTCATCCTGTAAATGAGTACGTTTTTGTAACAACCATCGATAGTTTAAAGGGGGTACCGGGTATTAAAGGATGGTACTATAAAGTTAACCGAAAACCCTCTAACAAGCTTTCAATTAATCAAGTAGTTTACCCTGGCGATACCATTACTTGGGTTTACAAAGATGATGTTTGCTCAAGAACAGTTAACAATAAATAA
- a CDS encoding TonB-dependent receptor, translated as MSRFLFIFLYCFLFLNFIGFGQLLDSTIVLKELSIVSSKDRYLAGSKTKTFDSIQLNSESGENLTELINHFLPIYIKQDAGGLATIRFRGTSPNHTAIMFNGININSLTLGHSNISNLPNFLFDEIKIQYGSSSSLYGSDAIGGSVHLNNNPTWNSGFNASFQQDFASFNSYFNGIKVGFSNSRFQYTIKAYHQKKKNNFSFLNTAVKDFERNKFITDTVRNAAVSNYGILQEIYYKISEKTFSFFKLWYEDNWHQIQPNMSANYYGGGFEEIKDKHLRFISGFKHYSGQHKFATDIGYISDYELYNKVYDQTISTNNYILNVNYTNSSFLNGDFQSGTSCSYITPKVYAYNGLPKEARFDFFALYLRSLLDCLNASLNLRESFVSNYKSQFTPSFGLDYTMLKSSNHTLNFKFAASKSYKTPTFNDRFWNPGGNPNLLSEKGMNYELNTNYKLYNNVGSFKIGLSYFLININNLIQWVNMDVWRPLNVKKVRNSGIEFNAESAVNILKFILSTGVNYSYTKSRETKSYNNQNLSNGKQLMYTPEHLGNAFISLSRKNWNWFISSSYTGERNTETYKILEGYLLLNTSFGTNLNMRNNQLSVNFKVNNILNKAYQNQELYAMPGINYVVSLKISINNIKVKNNEKN; from the coding sequence ATGTCAAGATTTCTATTTATTTTTCTTTATTGTTTTCTTTTTTTGAACTTTATTGGTTTCGGTCAACTGCTTGATTCTACAATAGTATTAAAGGAGTTGAGCATTGTTTCATCAAAGGATAGGTATTTAGCTGGCAGTAAAACAAAAACATTTGACTCAATTCAGCTAAATTCAGAATCAGGTGAAAATCTTACCGAACTAATTAACCATTTTCTACCCATTTATATAAAGCAAGATGCAGGAGGATTGGCTACTATCAGGTTTAGAGGAACAAGTCCAAATCATACTGCAATAATGTTTAATGGAATTAATATTAACTCTCTTACATTAGGACACTCAAACATTTCAAACCTACCAAATTTTTTATTCGATGAAATCAAGATACAATACGGGAGTTCTAGCTCACTCTATGGAAGCGATGCCATTGGGGGTAGCGTACATCTAAACAATAACCCTACATGGAATAGCGGTTTTAATGCATCTTTCCAACAAGATTTTGCCAGTTTCAACTCTTATTTCAATGGTATTAAAGTTGGATTTAGCAATAGTAGATTTCAATATACCATCAAAGCATACCATCAAAAGAAAAAAAATAATTTTTCTTTTTTGAACACCGCAGTCAAAGATTTTGAAAGAAATAAATTCATAACAGACACTGTACGTAATGCAGCCGTTTCTAATTATGGGATACTTCAAGAAATCTACTATAAGATATCCGAAAAAACTTTTTCGTTTTTTAAATTATGGTACGAGGACAACTGGCATCAAATCCAGCCCAATATGTCAGCAAATTATTACGGTGGCGGTTTTGAGGAGATTAAGGATAAGCATTTACGATTTATTTCGGGATTTAAGCACTATTCAGGTCAACATAAGTTCGCTACAGATATTGGGTATATTTCAGATTATGAATTATATAACAAAGTTTACGATCAAACAATTTCTACAAATAATTATATCCTAAATGTAAACTATACCAATTCCAGTTTTTTAAACGGAGATTTCCAATCTGGAACAAGCTGCTCCTATATAACTCCAAAGGTATACGCATACAATGGTCTCCCGAAAGAAGCAAGGTTTGATTTTTTTGCTTTGTACCTAAGGTCTCTCTTAGATTGTTTGAATGCATCATTAAATCTCCGAGAATCATTTGTAAGTAATTATAAAAGTCAGTTTACGCCGTCGTTTGGACTGGATTATACAATGCTCAAATCGAGTAATCATACACTTAATTTTAAATTTGCTGCTTCAAAGAGCTATAAAACACCAACATTTAACGATCGTTTTTGGAATCCAGGTGGTAATCCTAATCTTCTTTCCGAAAAAGGAATGAATTATGAACTTAATACGAACTATAAATTATATAACAATGTAGGTTCCTTTAAAATAGGTCTTTCTTATTTTTTAATTAATATCAATAACCTTATTCAGTGGGTCAACATGGATGTTTGGCGACCACTGAATGTTAAAAAGGTTAGAAATAGTGGAATAGAGTTTAATGCAGAATCAGCTGTCAATATCTTAAAATTCATACTAAGCACAGGTGTAAATTACAGCTATACTAAATCCAGAGAAACGAAAAGTTACAATAATCAAAACCTATCAAACGGAAAACAATTAATGTATACTCCAGAGCATTTGGGAAATGCATTCATATCACTATCACGTAAAAACTGGAATTGGTTCATTAGCAGCTCATATACTGGAGAGAGAAATACAGAAACCTACAAGATTTTAGAGGGTTACCTACTATTAAACACCTCATTTGGAACAAATTTAAATATGAGGAACAATCAATTATCGGTGAATTTTAAGGTAAATAATATTCTAAATAAAGCATACCAAAATCAAGAATTGTATGCTATGCCAGGCATAAACTACGTAGTAAGTCTCAAAATATCAATTAATAACATTAAAGTAAAAAACAATGAAAAGAATTAG
- a CDS encoding histidine phosphatase family protein, producing the protein MKLIIVRHGETIENLQGICQGQLDGTLSPKGLLQVKLTADRLQNEKVDTIFSSDLKRAVDSAKEIHKYYSTKSLIIDKRLRERYFGSFQGEKFPENKRGLALAEDAESNEELYLRVLDFYEDIISKHIDYTILIVSHGVAIRMLITVIQKLSPSNINSIDELKNGSVTIIEIINGTSPKITLYNSTSHLE; encoded by the coding sequence ATGAAGTTAATTATAGTTCGACATGGTGAAACCATAGAAAACCTTCAAGGAATTTGTCAGGGGCAACTTGATGGCACGCTCTCCCCAAAGGGATTACTACAAGTAAAATTAACCGCCGACCGACTACAAAATGAAAAGGTAGATACCATCTTCTCAAGCGATCTGAAAAGAGCAGTTGATTCTGCTAAAGAGATTCATAAATATTACTCAACCAAGTCTTTAATAATTGATAAAAGATTAAGGGAAAGATATTTTGGCTCGTTTCAAGGGGAAAAATTTCCAGAAAACAAGAGAGGGCTCGCTCTAGCAGAAGATGCTGAAAGCAATGAAGAACTTTATCTAAGAGTTCTTGATTTTTATGAAGATATCATCTCAAAGCATATTGATTATACAATACTTATTGTTAGTCATGGCGTAGCTATTAGAATGCTAATTACAGTGATTCAAAAACTTTCACCTTCCAATATTAATTCAATTGATGAACTGAAAAATGGTTCGGTTACAATTATTGAAATTATCAATGGAACATCTCCCAAAATCACACTTTACAACTCAACTAGCCATTTAGAATAA
- a CDS encoding ABC transporter ATP-binding protein: protein MDVFFDIQHYTCGYYRKFYINDINFTVKKGSLTGIIGPNGSGKTTLFKGITCELKAKDGKILLNGKEIARMSYRERARNFAIVTQKIEGADIRVEDYVMMGRLPYHSRFQFFETKNDIEIVEKYMKFINISHLRHKLMNELSGGEQQLVSIARALTQEPELLLLDEPTSHLDISHQVQLMNLIQRLNAQLGLTVLMIIHDLNLAGEYCDYLVLLKDGNVFNQGIPEDVLTYKNIEDVYGTVVITKTNPLSGKPVIFPVSERTLKQVQDSRN, encoded by the coding sequence ATGGATGTTTTTTTTGATATTCAGCATTATACATGTGGTTATTATAGAAAATTCTATATTAATGATATCAATTTTACTGTAAAAAAAGGAAGCCTTACTGGGATTATTGGCCCTAATGGCTCAGGGAAAACAACTCTTTTCAAAGGAATTACTTGCGAATTAAAAGCCAAGGACGGTAAAATACTTTTAAATGGTAAAGAAATTGCCCGAATGAGCTACAGGGAAAGAGCTCGTAATTTTGCCATTGTAACTCAGAAAATTGAAGGTGCCGATATTCGTGTTGAGGATTATGTGATGATGGGTCGCTTACCTTACCATAGCAGGTTTCAGTTTTTTGAAACCAAAAACGATATCGAGATCGTTGAAAAGTACATGAAATTCATAAATATTAGCCATTTGCGTCATAAGCTAATGAATGAGCTAAGCGGTGGCGAACAACAGCTAGTTAGTATAGCACGAGCACTCACCCAAGAACCTGAACTACTCCTTTTAGATGAACCAACATCGCACCTCGATATATCGCATCAGGTTCAGCTAATGAATCTTATTCAAAGGCTTAATGCACAGCTTGGACTAACAGTTTTAATGATTATCCACGATCTTAACCTTGCAGGTGAATATTGCGACTATCTTGTTCTACTAAAAGATGGCAATGTCTTCAATCAAGGTATTCCAGAAGATGTTTTAACCTACAAGAATATTGAGGATGTTTACGGAACTGTAGTAATAACAAAGACAAACCCTTTATCTGGAAAACCCGTAATTTTTCCCGTCTCGGAGCGAACATTAAAGCAGGTTCAGGATAGTAGGAACTAA
- a CDS encoding iron ABC transporter permease yields MQKKYLKWLLLVLLFTVVALIVVIHSLTSGDLKISISDLSRFLFKSGDGVEFTIINTIRLPRIILGLAVGGALSLSGVILQGIYRNPLVEPYTLGISGGASIGVALTIVFGLPQLVGTYMLPLSGFIGALVTVFLVYSLSIRNGKIKIQTMLLVGVMVSFIASSVMMFLLSTTSSENIHSIIFWIMGSLDEPNSKLIGTTVIISVSSLLLSYLFVQPLNALRLGEEKARHLGINTDVSIKILFVITSLLTGICVSMAGVIGFVGLIIPHLIRLITGSDFRILLISSFITGGSFLVLCDTLARTILAPNELPIGVLTGMIGGSVFIVVLNRINKKSLID; encoded by the coding sequence ATGCAGAAGAAGTACTTAAAATGGTTATTACTAGTTCTACTTTTTACAGTAGTTGCTTTAATTGTTGTTATCCACTCCCTAACTAGCGGTGATTTAAAAATTTCGATAAGCGATTTATCCCGATTTCTATTCAAAAGTGGGGATGGTGTTGAGTTCACGATCATCAACACGATAAGGCTACCACGTATAATACTCGGATTGGCGGTTGGCGGTGCTTTAAGCTTATCGGGCGTTATTCTTCAGGGAATTTACAGGAATCCTCTAGTTGAGCCATATACATTAGGGATATCGGGCGGTGCATCAATAGGCGTTGCACTTACAATTGTGTTTGGATTACCTCAATTGGTTGGTACTTACATGCTCCCACTATCAGGATTTATAGGTGCCTTAGTTACTGTTTTTTTAGTTTATTCATTAAGTATAAGGAATGGTAAGATAAAAATTCAAACAATGCTATTGGTTGGTGTTATGGTTAGCTTCATAGCCTCCTCTGTTATGATGTTTCTATTATCAACAACATCATCAGAGAATATCCATAGTATCATTTTCTGGATTATGGGTTCGCTTGATGAGCCCAATTCAAAGCTAATAGGCACTACTGTAATCATATCCGTATCAAGCCTTCTCCTCTCCTATCTCTTTGTTCAACCCCTTAATGCGCTTAGGCTGGGCGAAGAAAAAGCACGGCATCTTGGCATAAATACTGATGTCTCTATCAAAATACTTTTTGTAATAACCTCATTACTAACAGGTATATGCGTTTCAATGGCAGGGGTAATTGGCTTTGTAGGGTTAATAATTCCTCATCTTATAAGATTAATAACTGGTTCTGATTTTAGAATTTTACTAATCAGCTCATTTATTACAGGTGGTAGTTTTCTTGTACTATGCGATACTCTTGCACGAACCATTCTTGCTCCAAACGAGCTCCCAATTGGAGTTTTAACAGGAATGATCGGGGGAAGCGTATTTATAGTAGTTTTAAATAGAATAAATAAGAAATCGTTAATTGATTAG
- the lgt gene encoding prolipoprotein diacylglyceryl transferase: MIINYIHWNIDPEIVNIFGISIRYYGLLFACGLILCFYILKEIFRNENIPITHLEKLSTYGIIGIFVGMRLCHCLFYEPSYYFSHPLEIILPIQPTADGGYKFSGFQGLASHGGTLGLIIALIIYAKKTKESIIKTIDLIAIVGGLGACFIRLGNLMNSEIIGIPTNVPWAFIFVQNDNLPRHPAQLYEAFSYLLIFGLMLYLYKTRRENLKNGFFFGLVITLIFVARFFIEFVKENQVGFEDRMTFNMGQLLSLPYLVVGTGFIIYGLIKTKKINPAPNTR; the protein is encoded by the coding sequence ATGATAATAAATTACATACATTGGAATATTGACCCTGAGATAGTAAATATCTTTGGGATTTCGATTAGATACTATGGATTACTTTTTGCATGTGGATTGATTCTTTGCTTTTACATTCTTAAGGAGATATTTAGGAATGAAAATATTCCAATTACACATCTTGAAAAATTATCAACCTATGGAATTATAGGGATTTTTGTCGGAATGAGATTATGTCATTGCCTTTTTTATGAGCCTTCTTATTATTTTAGTCATCCATTAGAAATTATTTTGCCAATTCAACCGACTGCTGATGGCGGATATAAATTCTCGGGTTTTCAAGGATTAGCTAGTCATGGTGGTACACTTGGATTAATAATTGCTTTGATTATTTATGCCAAAAAGACAAAGGAATCAATTATTAAAACGATTGATTTAATAGCAATTGTTGGAGGTTTAGGGGCATGCTTTATAAGACTTGGCAACTTGATGAATTCTGAGATAATTGGGATTCCAACAAATGTTCCGTGGGCTTTTATTTTTGTACAAAATGATAATTTGCCACGACATCCTGCTCAGCTATATGAAGCGTTTTCTTATTTACTAATATTCGGATTGATGTTATATCTTTATAAAACAAGACGAGAAAACCTTAAAAATGGATTCTTTTTTGGATTGGTAATTACATTAATTTTTGTAGCTCGATTCTTTATCGAATTTGTAAAGGAGAACCAAGTCGGATTTGAAGATAGAATGACATTCAATATGGGACAACTTTTGAGCCTTCCTTACCTTGTAGTAGGAACTGGATTTATAATTTATGGATTGATAAAGACAAAAAAAATAAACCCAGCGCCCAACACACGCTAA
- a CDS encoding ABC transporter substrate-binding protein, which yields MNYKKIYLVAIFTLVYNISSYSQTYNRIVSLSRSITQEIYLLSANDKLVGCTSYCDFAIKDNKEVVASAVDVNIEKVIMLRPDLVLTTTITTPEAIETLKKAGVKVIAFQTTKSYEEICQNLRQVAEYTGKTLVADQIIKKQKHRLDSIISNIPKGNKPRIFFEIGTKPIFTVMPNTFMNDFITFAGGENIASDLQKGTMTRESVFLRNPDVIVIVTMGILAEEEKDRWTSSKQLNAAKNKKIFIIDSDKACSPTPVTFIDVVEELTKLIYN from the coding sequence ATGAACTACAAAAAAATCTATTTAGTAGCCATCTTTACTTTAGTTTATAACATTTCATCTTATTCGCAAACCTACAATCGTATAGTATCTCTATCGAGATCAATTACACAAGAAATATATCTACTAAGCGCAAACGATAAATTAGTTGGCTGCACAAGCTACTGCGATTTTGCTATAAAAGATAATAAAGAGGTGGTGGCATCTGCCGTAGATGTAAACATTGAAAAAGTAATTATGTTAAGACCTGATTTGGTGTTAACCACAACAATTACAACTCCTGAAGCCATTGAAACATTAAAAAAGGCAGGGGTTAAAGTTATTGCTTTTCAAACAACAAAATCGTATGAAGAGATATGCCAGAACCTAAGGCAGGTAGCTGAATATACTGGGAAAACACTAGTAGCTGATCAAATCATAAAAAAACAGAAACATCGATTGGATAGCATCATAAGCAATATCCCAAAAGGCAATAAACCAAGGATTTTTTTCGAGATTGGAACAAAGCCAATATTTACAGTGATGCCCAATACTTTTATGAACGATTTTATAACTTTTGCTGGTGGAGAAAATATTGCATCGGACTTGCAAAAAGGAACTATGACTCGCGAAAGTGTTTTTCTTAGAAATCCTGATGTTATTGTTATTGTAACAATGGGTATTCTTGCAGAAGAGGAAAAAGATAGATGGACTTCGAGCAAACAGCTAAATGCTGCAAAAAATAAAAAAATATTTATTATCGATTCCGATAAAGCTTGCAGCCCCACTCCTGTTACTTTTATTGATGTTGTAGAAGAACTCACCAAACTAATTTATAATTAA